From Microthrixaceae bacterium, a single genomic window includes:
- a CDS encoding ECF transporter S component gives MFLWPLILSPSEGQDHSANAPFLLFALLPGLLAVGLSQAAAGGLDAKAVAMLGVLSAVGAALRPLGAGVAGIEVVFFLLILAGRVFGAGFGFLLGSTTLFASALLTGGVGPWLPFQMLASSWVGAGAGLLPRRARGGREIALLVAYGVVAAYLYGFLMNMWFWPFAIGNETSVSFVAGDPVLENLHRFVVFTLLTSTWGWDTGPPSPSAMAIVAVGPSVLVVLRRTARRAAFGAAIALEDRPDITSGAAGRRVGAEQHPVRE, from the coding sequence ATGTTCCTGTGGCCCCTGATCCTCTCGCCCTCCGAGGGCCAGGACCACTCCGCGAACGCCCCTTTCCTGCTCTTCGCCCTCCTTCCGGGCCTCCTCGCCGTCGGTCTGTCTCAGGCCGCCGCCGGTGGGTTGGATGCCAAGGCGGTGGCGATGCTCGGGGTGCTGTCGGCGGTGGGGGCGGCGCTGCGACCGCTCGGGGCGGGCGTGGCGGGGATCGAGGTGGTGTTCTTCCTGCTGATCCTGGCCGGGCGGGTCTTCGGCGCCGGGTTCGGGTTCCTCCTCGGATCGACGACGCTGTTCGCCTCGGCACTCCTCACCGGCGGGGTCGGGCCGTGGCTGCCCTTCCAGATGCTCGCGTCGTCGTGGGTCGGGGCCGGAGCCGGCTTGCTGCCCCGCCGGGCACGAGGTGGGCGGGAGATCGCGTTGCTGGTCGCCTACGGCGTCGTGGCGGCCTACCTCTACGGCTTCTTGATGAACATGTGGTTCTGGCCCTTCGCCATCGGCAACGAGACGTCGGTCTCGTTCGTGGCGGGCGACCCGGTTCTCGAGAACCTCCACCGCTTCGTGGTGTTCACCCTGCTCACCTCGACCTGGGGGTGGGACACCGGACCGCCATCACCAAGCGCGATGGCGATCGTCGCCGTGGGGCCATCGGTGCTGGTGGTCCTCCGTCGTACCGCGCGGCGAGCGGCCTTCGGCGCCGCGATCGCGCTCGAAGACCGGCCGGACATCACGTCCGGCGCAGCAGGGCGCCGCGTCGGCGCCGAACAACACCCCGTGAGGGAATGA
- a CDS encoding plasmid pRiA4b ORF-3 family protein, with amino-acid sequence MFQAAMGWEDCHLHAFEIGGERYGMQFDEYPDGELLEKGFTVVTAVGANERFTYEYDFGDSWEHEITVHRVWRMPKGLKFAVCLDGANACPPEDVGGSWGYEHLLTVLADPTHEEHEHLSQWVGGPVDPAAFDLALVNAHLQVVR; translated from the coding sequence ATGTTCCAAGCGGCGATGGGGTGGGAGGACTGCCACCTCCACGCGTTCGAGATCGGCGGCGAGCGCTACGGGATGCAGTTCGACGAGTACCCCGACGGTGAGCTGCTGGAGAAGGGCTTCACCGTCGTCACCGCGGTCGGCGCGAACGAGCGCTTCACCTACGAGTACGACTTCGGCGACTCGTGGGAGCACGAGATCACCGTCCACCGCGTGTGGCGGATGCCGAAGGGCCTGAAGTTCGCCGTCTGCCTCGACGGCGCGAACGCATGCCCGCCCGAGGATGTCGGCGGCTCGTGGGGTTACGAGCACCTCCTCACCGTGCTTGCGGACCCCACCCACGAGGAGCACGAGCACCTGAGCCAGTGGGTCGGCGGCCCGGTCGATCCCGCAGCGTTCGACCTCGCGCTCGTGAACGCCCACCTCCAGGTCGTTCGCTGA
- a CDS encoding AAA family ATPase, whose product MRGADDAVIQLMAELHYIHFLLPSTVTGKKKLQIMAVILSFMDSPVEVPAALHGALDHGFINPGTFYLTRRDLQLSFLIEFGEAWKALSGAERDKNLSDPWSFKSFLFDLPIHSAYAQREGLLHLVHTEAFEAIVSREHKQLIAKRFSSLAEGAGPDIDRQLEAIRVELTPTYGEEFDFYDERLRPQWQGGGSGAWDHFVKWTKKFYESPTFDADERDYKFKAVEPLEKAKAALAEGNEWRPSLRTGFQNSHNNLTDWRVHDRFLTWIDADGSSEAALAAIWGEGDIAPRIDAFLDLVPASELGAVGAKLNIASYLLMADDATQYPTYKPQPFKRARDLAQMPSPAAGASPSEVYLGALDFLDRFIEEGATRGLVLRDRLDAQGLVWCVTKYPAQDTWSDEDKLAFDRWRGGETPEDESTLDELARSLYLAEGSDFLDRVTQLLGQKRQIIFHGPPGTGKTYVARKLAEHLAGTDGSVELVQFHPSYSYEDFVQGYRPSDGGGGFSLRDGPLL is encoded by the coding sequence TTGCGAGGTGCCGACGACGCGGTGATCCAGCTCATGGCGGAGCTCCACTACATCCACTTCCTCCTGCCGTCGACGGTGACCGGCAAGAAGAAGCTCCAGATCATGGCGGTGATCCTCTCGTTCATGGACAGTCCGGTCGAGGTGCCCGCAGCGCTACACGGTGCCCTCGACCACGGCTTCATCAACCCGGGGACCTTCTACTTGACCCGGCGCGACCTGCAACTGAGCTTCCTGATCGAGTTCGGCGAGGCATGGAAGGCCCTCTCCGGCGCTGAGCGGGACAAGAACCTGTCGGACCCATGGTCGTTCAAGAGCTTCCTCTTCGACCTGCCGATCCACAGCGCCTACGCGCAGCGCGAGGGCCTCCTCCACCTCGTCCACACCGAGGCGTTCGAGGCCATCGTTTCCCGAGAGCACAAGCAACTGATCGCGAAGCGATTCTCCTCACTCGCCGAAGGCGCCGGTCCGGACATCGATCGCCAGCTCGAAGCGATCCGTGTCGAGCTCACTCCGACGTACGGCGAGGAGTTCGACTTCTACGACGAGCGCTTGCGGCCGCAGTGGCAGGGCGGCGGTTCGGGCGCATGGGACCATTTCGTCAAGTGGACGAAGAAGTTCTACGAATCACCGACGTTCGATGCCGACGAGCGCGACTACAAGTTCAAGGCCGTTGAGCCGCTGGAGAAGGCAAAGGCAGCGCTCGCCGAGGGAAACGAGTGGCGGCCGTCGCTTCGTACCGGGTTCCAGAACTCGCACAACAACCTCACCGACTGGCGGGTCCACGATCGGTTCCTTACCTGGATCGACGCCGATGGCTCCTCCGAGGCCGCGCTGGCCGCAATCTGGGGTGAGGGGGACATCGCCCCCAGGATCGACGCCTTCCTCGACTTGGTCCCGGCGAGTGAGCTCGGCGCAGTCGGGGCCAAGCTCAACATTGCCTCGTACCTGTTGATGGCCGATGACGCGACTCAGTACCCGACCTACAAGCCCCAACCGTTCAAGCGGGCTCGCGATCTCGCCCAGATGCCCTCGCCCGCAGCAGGTGCATCACCGAGCGAGGTGTACCTCGGCGCGCTGGACTTCCTCGACCGCTTCATCGAGGAAGGGGCAACTCGGGGACTGGTCCTGCGCGACCGGCTCGACGCCCAGGGTCTCGTCTGGTGCGTCACCAAGTACCCGGCGCAGGACACCTGGTCAGACGAGGACAAGCTGGCCTTCGACCGCTGGCGGGGCGGCGAAACCCCCGAGGACGAGAGCACCCTCGATGAGCTGGCGCGCTCCCTCTACCTGGCCGAGGGCTCCGACTTCCTCGATCGCGTGACGCAGCTCCTGGGCCAGAAGCGGCAGATCATCTTCCACGGACCTCCAGGGACTGGAAAGACCTACGTCGCACGGAAGCTCGCCGAGCACCTCGCCGGGACGGACGGTTCGGTCGAGCTCGTCCAGTTCCATCCGTCGTACAGCTACGAGGACTTCGTACAGGGCTATCGCCCCTCAGACGGCGGCGGAGGCTTCAGCCTCCGGGACGGACCGCTGCTCTGA
- a CDS encoding terpene cyclase/mutase family protein, whose product MRSKKITRLAAVGAATVLASGLAGCRWTGWNDTASRATAADATAWLVDQQQPDGGFEVAGMAGFETPDALIAIAENAQTSSAWDKSLALAAVQATTTNGKSPLDYVDDLAEGPIGGGTAAKLTVLVALPLGLSPTSFDPQGDGAVNLIAIMNGAQQPNGSYGTFSDTLFAAIASRANGGSVPASTLSHIRAAQKADGSWDYLGDPSGVGYDIDTTALAIQALSSAGLDETDADVSAGLAYLAANQQASGAWQSFGSDDPNSTAMAIMAISGAGFDPAKACWRDRVAPALASQPYVSPLPWLNAQAAGDGHIASPADAWGVNTFATSQSIQAMRRAWMPVNSLIPRRGC is encoded by the coding sequence ATGAGATCGAAGAAGATCACGCGGCTGGCAGCGGTCGGAGCAGCAACGGTCCTGGCATCGGGCCTCGCCGGCTGCCGGTGGACCGGATGGAACGACACCGCGTCGCGGGCCACCGCAGCCGACGCCACTGCTTGGCTGGTCGACCAGCAGCAGCCCGACGGTGGGTTCGAGGTGGCGGGGATGGCCGGGTTCGAGACCCCCGACGCGCTCATCGCCATCGCAGAGAACGCCCAGACCTCCTCCGCGTGGGACAAGAGCCTCGCGCTGGCAGCGGTGCAGGCGACCACCACGAACGGCAAGTCGCCGCTCGACTACGTGGACGATCTGGCTGAGGGACCCATCGGCGGTGGCACCGCAGCGAAGCTCACGGTCTTGGTCGCCCTCCCGCTCGGCCTGTCGCCCACGTCCTTCGACCCCCAGGGCGACGGCGCCGTGAACCTGATCGCGATCATGAACGGCGCCCAGCAGCCGAACGGCTCGTACGGCACCTTCAGCGACACCCTCTTCGCCGCCATCGCCAGCAGGGCCAACGGTGGGTCGGTGCCGGCGTCGACGCTGTCCCACATCCGCGCCGCCCAGAAGGCGGACGGCTCGTGGGACTACCTCGGTGACCCGTCCGGGGTCGGCTACGACATCGATACCACGGCACTGGCGATCCAAGCCCTGTCCTCGGCTGGTCTCGACGAAACCGACGCCGACGTGTCGGCGGGCCTCGCCTACCTGGCAGCCAACCAGCAAGCCAGCGGAGCGTGGCAGTCCTTCGGCTCGGACGACCCCAACTCGACCGCGATGGCGATCATGGCGATCAGCGGAGCTGGGTTCGATCCGGCCAAGGCGTGCTGGCGGGACCGGGTGGCTCCGGCCCTGGCTTCCCAGCCCTACGTGTCGCCCCTGCCCTGGCTGAACGCGCAGGCTGCCGGCGATGGCCACATCGCCAGTCCGGCCGACGCATGGGGGGTCAACACCTTTGCCACCAGCCAGTCGATCCAGGCGATGCGCCGAGCCTGGATGCCGGTGAACTCCTTGATCCCGCGCCGCGGCTGCTGA
- a CDS encoding relaxase domain-containing protein, with protein MRGFDVTCSAPKSVSVLFAIGDDRVRQEVLEAHDAAVAAAFGWIEDHAHCRHRVDGEVWTVDTRSLVAAAFRQHTSRAHDPQLHTHLVIPNRVIAPDGRWLALDARTLKHDQRTISALYAAGLRAELTSRLGVRWNDVVNGQAEMADAPGEVLDAFSQRTVQMARRLDEKTDRFVDQLGRRPTPRERWRIEREAAIDSRASKTSKDAQTLHEQWLDQLDALGHTPGDYLDQVIGRTRPIEPDATTDRDAVIDALSSLRDTQSTWRPAEITREIAAALPTRLGGTATDTVERAQRLASHVEDTLTVDISRPVPDHVPIRRDGRPVTEGALDRILTTRAILDEEEHILDLTRRWAVEGGSDVQDIDPDGELTAVQQHAAGAVAGERRLVLVVGPAGTGKTTAMAPAVARLHAQGRPCFGVAPSATAAEVLAVDTGIDADTLDKLLIEHRLDRPPQHRYDLPTGATVVVDEAAMVATPRLAELIDLAERRDWRLALVGDPMQFSAVGRSGMFGHLVDTIGAVELDRVHRFDASWERDASLRLRRGDTDVVALYDHNDRLHGGTSRQMAIATVHAWRRAIEGGESAAMMAPTREAVAVLNEIAQKLRFAVGEVDASSPSVKLGPIRAHVGDLIATRRNDRTLLTDRGRMVKNRDHWTIEAVHPDGALIVAGTTGQVTLPADYVAGDVELAYAETSHATQGRTVDRSFLYLDSPTDTRGIYVPLTRGRTTNEAFVVLSDDRTAAEVVAECVARTWIDQPATALRLDRLQAPPDTGRGEGHGVTAGPAASGQVPLPVDDLRDLVQRAIRQQSAADKHQAALDDHKQNLSNLARWARETDREYRSAEKQLADARRTLAEHDRPLHRRQHRAQIRQSKHDVAILPRNLSELSQELTDLDTRYDREKKAQRRTIAAAKARPDDYEIDKTEATLGDDARTRGEQIAADPNPRYLDHLGPIPSSPEARERWVETAGRVAQHHALWGEPAGPTFVGHMPNFDNDEDYRLTFYAANQAIHDLDNTIGIPRRGIEREAPGLSL; from the coding sequence GTGCGGGGCTTCGACGTCACGTGCTCAGCGCCGAAGTCGGTATCGGTCCTGTTCGCCATCGGCGACGACCGAGTCCGCCAGGAGGTCCTCGAAGCCCACGACGCGGCAGTTGCTGCCGCGTTCGGGTGGATCGAGGACCACGCCCATTGTCGCCACCGGGTCGACGGCGAGGTGTGGACCGTCGACACCCGGAGCCTCGTCGCGGCCGCGTTCCGCCAGCACACCAGCCGGGCGCACGACCCCCAGCTCCACACTCACCTCGTGATCCCGAACCGGGTCATTGCCCCCGACGGCCGGTGGCTGGCGCTCGATGCCCGGACCCTCAAGCACGACCAGCGCACCATCTCGGCCCTCTACGCGGCTGGTCTGCGGGCCGAGCTGACTTCCCGGCTCGGCGTCCGGTGGAACGACGTCGTGAACGGTCAGGCCGAGATGGCCGACGCCCCGGGCGAGGTCCTCGACGCCTTCTCCCAGCGCACCGTCCAGATGGCCCGCCGCCTGGATGAGAAGACCGACCGGTTCGTCGACCAGCTCGGACGACGGCCCACGCCCCGGGAGCGGTGGCGCATCGAACGAGAAGCCGCCATCGACAGCCGCGCGTCCAAGACCAGCAAAGACGCCCAGACCCTCCACGAGCAGTGGCTCGACCAGCTCGACGCCCTCGGCCACACCCCTGGCGACTACCTCGACCAGGTGATCGGGCGTACCCGTCCGATCGAGCCTGACGCCACCACCGACCGCGACGCCGTCATCGACGCCTTGTCCTCGCTGCGAGACACCCAGTCGACGTGGCGACCCGCCGAGATCACCCGAGAGATCGCCGCCGCCCTGCCCACCCGGCTCGGCGGTACCGCCACCGACACCGTCGAACGAGCGCAACGACTGGCGTCGCACGTCGAGGACACACTGACCGTCGACATCTCCCGACCCGTGCCCGACCACGTCCCGATCCGCCGGGACGGGCGACCGGTCACCGAAGGAGCCCTCGATCGGATCCTCACCACGCGGGCGATCCTCGACGAGGAGGAGCACATCCTCGACCTCACCCGTCGCTGGGCCGTTGAAGGCGGGAGTGACGTCCAAGACATCGATCCCGACGGCGAACTGACCGCAGTCCAGCAGCACGCCGCTGGGGCTGTCGCAGGAGAGCGACGCCTCGTGCTCGTGGTGGGGCCGGCGGGCACCGGCAAGACCACCGCCATGGCGCCGGCCGTCGCCCGCCTCCATGCCCAGGGCCGCCCATGTTTCGGTGTCGCCCCGTCAGCCACGGCTGCCGAAGTGCTTGCTGTGGACACCGGCATCGACGCCGACACCCTCGACAAGCTCCTCATCGAGCACCGCCTCGACCGACCACCCCAGCATCGCTACGACCTCCCGACCGGCGCGACGGTCGTGGTCGATGAAGCAGCGATGGTGGCGACCCCACGATTGGCCGAGCTGATCGACCTGGCCGAGCGGCGGGACTGGCGGCTGGCGTTGGTCGGTGACCCGATGCAGTTCTCCGCCGTTGGCCGCTCCGGCATGTTCGGCCACCTCGTCGACACCATCGGCGCCGTCGAGCTGGACCGGGTCCACCGGTTCGACGCGTCCTGGGAGCGAGACGCCAGCCTCCGGCTCCGCCGAGGCGACACCGACGTCGTCGCCCTCTACGACCACAACGACCGCCTCCACGGTGGCACCTCCCGCCAGATGGCCATCGCCACCGTCCACGCCTGGCGACGCGCCATCGAGGGTGGCGAGAGCGCCGCCATGATGGCCCCGACCCGAGAGGCGGTCGCGGTGCTGAACGAGATCGCCCAGAAGCTTCGCTTCGCTGTCGGCGAGGTCGATGCCAGCAGCCCATCGGTGAAGCTCGGACCGATCCGAGCCCACGTCGGTGACCTGATCGCCACCCGCCGCAACGACCGGACGCTGCTCACCGACCGAGGACGGATGGTCAAGAACCGCGACCACTGGACCATCGAGGCTGTCCACCCCGATGGGGCGCTCATCGTGGCCGGCACGACGGGGCAGGTGACCCTGCCCGCCGACTACGTCGCAGGGGACGTCGAGCTGGCTTACGCCGAGACCAGCCACGCCACCCAGGGCCGCACCGTCGACCGCTCCTTCCTCTACCTCGACAGCCCCACCGACACCCGAGGCATCTACGTCCCGCTCACCCGAGGCCGCACCACCAACGAAGCATTCGTGGTCTTGAGCGATGACCGCACCGCGGCCGAGGTGGTTGCGGAGTGCGTAGCTCGGACCTGGATCGACCAGCCCGCGACCGCCCTCCGCCTCGACCGCCTGCAGGCACCACCGGACACGGGCAGGGGAGAAGGCCACGGCGTGACGGCCGGCCCGGCAGCCAGCGGTCAGGTGCCGCTACCAGTCGACGACCTGCGGGACCTGGTCCAACGAGCCATCCGCCAACAGTCCGCCGCCGACAAGCACCAGGCCGCCCTCGACGACCACAAACAGAACCTCTCGAACCTCGCCCGCTGGGCTCGTGAGACCGACCGTGAGTACCGCAGCGCCGAGAAGCAACTCGCCGACGCGAGGCGCACCCTCGCCGAGCACGATCGGCCGCTTCATCGGCGCCAGCACCGTGCCCAGATCCGCCAGTCCAAGCACGACGTCGCCATATTGCCCCGCAATCTCAGCGAGCTCAGCCAGGAGCTGACCGACCTCGACACGAGGTACGACCGCGAGAAGAAGGCACAGCGCCGAACGATCGCCGCTGCAAAGGCCCGGCCCGACGACTACGAAATCGACAAGACCGAAGCCACCCTCGGCGATGACGCCCGCACCCGAGGCGAACAGATCGCAGCCGACCCCAACCCCCGATACCTGGACCACCTCGGCCCGATCCCGAGCAGCCCTGAGGCACGTGAGCGATGGGTGGAGACCGCTGGTCGCGTAGCCCAGCACCACGCCCTCTGGGGCGAGCCCGCCGGGCCGACGTTCGTCGGCCACATGCCCAACTTCGACAACGACGAGGACTACCGCCTCACCTTCTACGCCGCCAACCAAGCCATCCACGACCTCGACAACACCATCGGCATCCCCCGTCGAGGCATCGAGCGCGAGGCCCCGGGCCTGTCGCTCTGA
- a CDS encoding site-specific integrase — MTTGRNNIRKRGSTWTYYLYVTEGDGTRRQVSKGGFATRKEAETARAEALTAMATGSWVKPDRLTVAEFLTDEWLPTQLPPTLEESTYVSYSRNIALHVVPYIGGIRLQELTPMDLNALYRKLLDSGRRPPGVPARHHDPAVLDLIAKLKADGNTWQQVADAVGEAFPAEVGITRDAVAAAHRRAQQPKPAEKSAGLSNRMVRYVHTIIHAALRDAMRWNRVTRNVASVATPPPVSSTRKGRPPAWTDEQLARFLDFVADSPYMPAWIYLATSGSRRGEVLGLKWEDVNLDRATAIMSRQICMVRHRVVVKDLPKTKAGHTIALDVGTVQMLRDLHERQAELKRMLGAGYRNEGWIFCRADGVPLHPERFSREFLRKQDAYNKANPEDPLPRLKLHGLRHTWATLALEEGIDIHVVSDRLDHSSTHITSEIYTHVRRPLQSDAADRVAARIFRRGWNADR; from the coding sequence ATGACCACCGGCCGCAACAACATCCGCAAGCGCGGATCGACCTGGACCTACTACCTCTACGTCACCGAAGGCGACGGCACCCGCCGCCAGGTCTCCAAGGGCGGCTTCGCCACCCGCAAGGAGGCCGAGACCGCCCGGGCCGAAGCCCTCACCGCCATGGCCACCGGGAGCTGGGTGAAGCCAGACCGGCTCACCGTGGCCGAGTTCCTCACCGACGAGTGGCTACCGACCCAGCTGCCACCGACGCTCGAAGAGAGCACCTACGTCAGCTACTCCCGCAACATCGCGCTCCACGTCGTCCCCTACATCGGGGGCATCCGGCTCCAAGAGCTGACGCCGATGGACCTCAACGCCCTCTACCGAAAGCTCCTCGACTCCGGTCGACGACCGCCTGGCGTTCCTGCCCGCCACCACGACCCCGCCGTGCTCGACCTCATCGCCAAACTGAAGGCCGACGGCAACACCTGGCAGCAGGTCGCCGACGCCGTCGGCGAAGCATTCCCCGCTGAGGTCGGCATCACCCGAGACGCCGTGGCCGCCGCACATCGACGTGCCCAGCAGCCGAAGCCAGCCGAGAAGAGCGCGGGCCTGAGCAACCGGATGGTCCGCTACGTCCACACGATCATCCACGCCGCGCTGCGAGACGCGATGCGCTGGAACCGCGTGACCCGCAACGTCGCATCTGTCGCAACTCCCCCACCAGTCTCCTCGACACGCAAGGGCCGGCCACCTGCGTGGACCGACGAGCAGCTCGCCAGGTTCCTCGACTTCGTCGCCGACAGCCCCTACATGCCGGCCTGGATCTACCTCGCCACCTCTGGCTCCCGTCGAGGCGAGGTGCTCGGACTGAAGTGGGAGGACGTGAACCTCGACCGTGCCACGGCGATCATGTCCCGCCAGATCTGCATGGTCCGCCACCGCGTCGTGGTCAAGGACCTGCCGAAGACCAAGGCAGGCCACACGATCGCTCTCGACGTCGGCACCGTCCAGATGCTCCGCGACCTCCACGAGCGCCAGGCCGAGCTGAAGCGGATGCTCGGCGCCGGCTACCGCAACGAAGGCTGGATCTTCTGCCGGGCCGACGGCGTTCCTCTGCACCCCGAGCGGTTCAGCCGGGAGTTCCTCCGCAAGCAGGACGCCTACAACAAGGCCAACCCCGAGGATCCGCTACCGAGGCTGAAGCTCCACGGCCTCCGCCACACGTGGGCGACGCTCGCCTTGGAGGAGGGCATCGACATCCACGTCGTCAGCGACCGCCTCGACCACAGCAGCACCCACATCACCAGCGAGATCTACACCCACGTCCGTCGCCCCCTGCAGTCCGACGCCGCCGACCGCGTAGCAGCGAGGATCTTCCGCCGGGGTTGGAACGCCGACAGATGA
- a CDS encoding cobalamin-dependent protein (Presence of a B(12) (cobalamin)-binding domain implies dependence on cobalamin itself, in one of its several forms, or in some unusual lineages, dependence on a cobalamin-like analog.) yields the protein MAEELNLKQVARLLDVHYMTVYRYVRSGRLVARKVGTGWLVDPDALERFRTGGSAGANDLDRSEQPHGAPVDWIDRLRGRLVVGDEAGAWRVIEAAMVAGWEPEQVLVDLVSGAVRTTSHDDGPAAAHLAVTTATRMVALVAARFRRSGRSRGTVVLGAPLGEGHTLGLAVVADVLRLRNLNVLDLGTNVPPDAFAAAADMADRLVAVGLGISTVERLEDVEAVVHAVHEVRPNVPVLVGGRAVANPEVAALSGGADWAPDAVALADLVETLLPVPRARKQATASTGPNPQFVTS from the coding sequence TTGGCTGAAGAACTGAACCTCAAGCAGGTCGCGCGACTGCTCGATGTCCACTACATGACCGTCTACCGCTACGTCCGATCAGGCCGTCTGGTAGCCCGCAAGGTCGGCACTGGCTGGTTGGTGGACCCCGACGCGCTGGAGCGCTTCCGCACAGGTGGGTCCGCCGGAGCGAACGATCTCGACCGGAGCGAGCAGCCGCACGGTGCTCCGGTCGATTGGATCGACCGGCTCCGCGGTCGGCTCGTGGTAGGTGACGAGGCCGGTGCCTGGAGGGTGATCGAAGCGGCGATGGTCGCTGGTTGGGAGCCGGAACAGGTGCTGGTCGACCTGGTCAGCGGAGCGGTGCGCACGACCAGCCACGACGACGGACCGGCCGCGGCGCACCTGGCGGTGACCACGGCGACCCGCATGGTGGCGCTCGTAGCGGCACGGTTCCGCCGGAGCGGGCGAAGCCGCGGCACCGTGGTGCTGGGCGCCCCGCTCGGCGAGGGCCACACGCTCGGTCTGGCCGTCGTGGCCGACGTCCTGCGGCTGCGGAACCTCAACGTCCTCGACCTCGGCACCAACGTGCCGCCAGATGCCTTCGCCGCCGCCGCCGACATGGCAGACCGCCTCGTGGCCGTGGGCCTGGGCATCAGCACCGTCGAGCGCCTCGAGGACGTGGAAGCCGTGGTGCACGCCGTCCACGAAGTCCGCCCCAACGTGCCAGTGCTCGTCGGCGGACGAGCGGTGGCCAACCCCGAGGTCGCAGCGCTCAGCGGCGGAGCCGACTGGGCTCCCGACGCTGTGGCGCTGGCAGACCTGGTCGAGACCCTCCTACCAGTGCCGCGTGCGCGCAAGCAGGCCACGGCCTCGACGGGGCCTAATCCGCAGTTCGTCACGTCCTGA
- a CDS encoding PIN domain-containing protein, which produces MIVVVDTGVFSATLNRTRRADLEPFVARIKGHRILLTVQTVAELRYGALVAQWGPARRERLEDAISAASVVPVDDELVSGVARLRMACRTVAHPLADRTHANDLWIAATAIHLEVPLVSADGIFH; this is translated from the coding sequence GTGATCGTCGTCGTCGACACTGGCGTATTCAGCGCCACGCTCAACCGAACACGGCGCGCTGATCTCGAGCCGTTCGTCGCTCGGATCAAGGGTCACCGGATCTTGTTGACGGTTCAGACCGTTGCCGAGCTTCGTTACGGCGCGCTTGTCGCACAGTGGGGTCCTGCACGGCGCGAGCGACTTGAGGACGCGATCTCAGCGGCCTCGGTGGTGCCCGTTGATGACGAGCTTGTCTCAGGCGTTGCGAGATTGCGCATGGCCTGTCGGACTGTGGCGCACCCGCTGGCTGACCGAACCCACGCCAATGATCTCTGGATCGCTGCCACCGCCATCCATCTCGAGGTTCCCCTAGTCAGCGCCGATGGCATTTTTCATTGA
- a CDS encoding AAA family ATPase — protein sequence MESPQGTHVLIIDEINRSNLAKVLGELYFLLEYRKEEITLQYADAPFRLPENLWVIGTMNTADRSIAIVDGALRRRFYFVPFFPDEPPVEGLLRRWLE from the coding sequence ATCGAGAGCCCGCAGGGCACGCACGTCCTAATCATCGACGAGATCAACCGGAGCAACCTGGCCAAGGTCCTGGGCGAGCTGTACTTCCTCCTCGAGTACCGCAAGGAGGAGATCACGCTCCAGTACGCCGACGCACCCTTCCGCCTGCCGGAGAACCTCTGGGTGATCGGGACCATGAACACCGCCGACCGCTCGATCGCCATCGTCGACGGCGCGCTCCGCCGACGCTTCTACTTCGTGCCCTTCTTCCCGGATGAGCCACCCGTCGAGGGGCTGCTGCGCCGGTGGCTCGAATGA
- a CDS encoding addiction module protein — MIDLLDSLDDRPVEGDQDELARVWAAETARRAAQVDSGDVVTQSWDDVLAQVAESRRGR; from the coding sequence GTGATTGACCTGCTCGACAGTCTCGATGACCGCCCGGTGGAGGGGGACCAGGACGAGCTTGCGCGCGTGTGGGCGGCCGAGACGGCTCGTCGGGCCGCTCAGGTCGACTCGGGCGATGTGGTGACGCAGTCCTGGGATGACGTGTTGGCGCAGGTTGCGGAATCCCGTCGCGGGCGTTGA
- a CDS encoding relaxase domain-containing protein, translating into MTARVTTLKGPDAGAYYVDGPGRYYLDGDEPPGRWLGRGAAALGLAGEVDDDDFLSLMDGRDPTTGE; encoded by the coding sequence GTGACCGCCCGGGTGACCACGCTCAAGGGCCCCGACGCCGGCGCGTACTACGTCGACGGCCCCGGCCGGTACTACCTCGACGGCGACGAGCCGCCCGGCCGGTGGCTCGGTCGTGGCGCCGCCGCGCTCGGCCTCGCCGGGGAGGTGGACGACGACGACTTCCTGTCGTTGATGGACGGCCGGGACCCGACGACCGGTGAGTAG